The proteins below are encoded in one region of Cardinium endosymbiont of Culicoides punctatus:
- a CDS encoding AAA family ATPase, with protein sequence MEMRGIKRKPDNMALEHFVKKRNDLLPIGNASIRKILASGIYSDKTKFIGSLLMSTEGQSKFLIRPRRFGKSTLISTIATIAEGTVNKALFEGCYIHSNKFECWNLTLGTIENKAYNWKKYPIIRLDFSNLSKSVKLEEDIKKDLYGIAEKYGIESNMQNPEEEASMESYYKDLVNKLIKKFTDLQKQEFEDRKMEKANKSQEQEQAFIKFQEQESAYSNQVIVLIDEYDGAVVNLDWNSSKYKNGMTILGDFFRVVKSRAEDCKLVFVTGVTNFTLSDIGSGPNNFEDISLYEEVFDITGYTEKDIRELFAYELEYICQERNKRIPIEQSIEQQSTNKEKNREVPVKQSVDTVMNDLKDYYNGYKFFEKDLNRTEPNTIRKDFSVFNPTSILYYFKQEGKLKNYWYRTGDPSILLEQMNKHIEKFMVDWDDLKFEATEEELLFTKQKKDIDLIPLMFQTGYLTIDSCENDMYTLKFPNEEIKQSLLKNIEEAALARQEEDGKAYSGIFDTLKNENWNEFLLTLYNNCFTNAGYIFLNDTEKSFHAAIHLFLVGACHNIPTINVSSEKISGSGRSDIIINDTKNHIAYIIELKKSNQSSDVAVDEALNQIASRNYDKNQYKSHKKIVHIGLNCIFDIRKIKNKHPNHRNIDACCILVKRKKGRSQSFSVENKRYFEHQGEEFVWSNRIPTRRIGA encoded by the coding sequence GTCAATCAAAGTTTCTAATACGTCCTCGTAGATTTGGGAAATCTACATTAATATCTACCATAGCTACAATAGCAGAAGGGACCGTTAATAAAGCGTTATTTGAAGGATGTTATATTCATAGTAACAAGTTTGAATGTTGGAATCTAACGCTTGGAACTATAGAAAACAAAGCATACAATTGGAAAAAATATCCAATAATTAGATTAGATTTTTCTAATTTGAGTAAAAGTGTCAAGTTAGAAGAAGATATTAAAAAGGATTTATATGGTATTGCCGAAAAATATGGTATTGAATCCAATATGCAAAATCCTGAAGAAGAGGCCTCCATGGAATCCTATTATAAAGATTTGGTTAACAAATTAATTAAAAAATTTACAGACCTTCAAAAACAAGAATTTGAAGACCGAAAAATGGAGAAAGCCAACAAGTCTCAAGAGCAAGAGCAAGCATTTATAAAATTTCAAGAGCAAGAAAGTGCTTATTCTAATCAAGTAATTGTCTTAATCGATGAATATGATGGAGCAGTAGTTAATTTAGACTGGAATTCTTCGAAATATAAAAATGGCATGACCATTTTAGGTGATTTTTTTAGAGTAGTCAAAAGCCGTGCAGAGGATTGTAAATTAGTATTTGTAACTGGTGTAACTAATTTTACTTTATCCGACATAGGGTCTGGTCCTAATAATTTTGAAGATATATCTCTTTACGAAGAGGTTTTCGATATCACTGGATACACAGAGAAGGATATAAGAGAATTATTTGCATATGAATTAGAATACATATGTCAAGAAAGGAACAAAAGAATTCCAATAGAACAATCTATTGAACAACAATCTACAAATAAAGAAAAAAACAGAGAAGTTCCAGTAAAACAATCTGTGGATACCGTTATGAATGATTTAAAAGATTATTATAATGGATACAAATTCTTTGAAAAAGACCTTAACAGAACTGAGCCTAACACGATAAGAAAAGATTTCAGTGTATTCAATCCTACCTCTATACTTTATTATTTTAAGCAAGAAGGGAAATTAAAAAACTACTGGTATAGAACAGGTGATCCTAGTATACTGTTAGAGCAAATGAATAAGCATATTGAAAAATTTATGGTGGATTGGGATGATCTAAAATTTGAAGCAACTGAAGAGGAACTATTGTTTACAAAACAAAAGAAAGACATAGATTTAATCCCTTTGATGTTTCAAACAGGATATCTAACCATAGATAGCTGTGAAAATGACATGTATACATTAAAATTTCCTAATGAGGAAATTAAACAATCCTTACTCAAAAATATAGAAGAGGCTGCTCTAGCAAGGCAAGAAGAAGATGGTAAAGCATATAGCGGTATCTTTGATACGTTAAAAAACGAAAACTGGAATGAGTTTTTACTTACACTGTATAATAACTGTTTTACCAATGCCGGTTATATATTTCTTAATGATACAGAAAAGAGTTTTCATGCTGCTATCCATTTATTCCTAGTTGGCGCTTGTCATAACATACCAACGATAAATGTTTCTTCGGAAAAAATTTCAGGAAGTGGTCGTTCTGATATCATTATCAATGATACCAAGAATCATATTGCCTATATCATAGAACTAAAAAAGAGTAATCAAAGCTCTGATGTAGCCGTAGATGAAGCATTAAACCAAATAGCATCTCGGAATTATGACAAAAACCAATATAAAAGCCATAAAAAAATAGTGCATATAGGTTTAAATTGCATTTTTGATATAAGAAAGATTAAAAACAAACATCCAAACCATCGAAATATAGATGCATGTTGTATTCTAGTCAAACGCAAAAAAGGACGTAGTCAAAGTTTTTCTGTTGAAAACAAAAGGTATTTCGAACACCAAGGAGAAGAATTTGTATGGTCTAATAGAATACCAACCAGGAGAATAGGAGCATAA